In the genome of Triticum urartu cultivar G1812 chromosome 5, Tu2.1, whole genome shotgun sequence, one region contains:
- the LOC125511160 gene encoding actin-depolymerizing factor 3-like gives MTLSRRHGHGPPIKSPHQTLLNQQHSSHPTISFQSSYQFPSQHQHTDFSSGQPPDPSTMANSVSGVAVNEECVKVFQELRAERKHRFVVYKMDDDAQQVVVDKVGALDATFDDLAAAMPADDCRYAVYDLDFVSEDSAGDTPRSKIFFIHWSPESADARNKMLYASSTEGLKKELDGVQIDVQATDASELTLNILKDYTT, from the exons ATGACTTTATCTCGCCGACATGGTCACGGCCCTCCTATAAAATCACCACACCAGACACTGCTAAATCAACAACACTCATCACACCCAACCATCAGCTTTCAATCCAGCTACCAGTTCCCGTCTCAGCATCAGCACACGGATTTCTCCTCGGGCCAACCTCCGGATCCATCAACAATG GCGAACTCTGTCTCCGGGGTGGCGGTGAATGAGGAGTGCGTGAAGGTGTTCCAGGAGCTGCGGGCGGAGCGCAAGCACCGGTTCGTGGTGTACAAGATGGACGACGACGCGCAGCAGGTGGTGGTGGACAAGGTGGGCGCCCtcgacgccaccttcgacgacctGGCGGCGGCGATGCCCGCCGACGACTGCCGCTACGCGGTGTACGACCTGGACTTCGTGTCCGAGGACTCGGCGGGGGACACGCCGCGGAGCAAGATCTTCTTCATCCACTGGTCGCCGGAGTCTGCGGACGCGAGGAACAAGATGCTGTATGCCAGCTCCACGGAGGGGCTCAAGAAGGAGCTGGACGGCGTGCAGATCGACGTGCAGGCCACCGACGCCAGCGAGCTCACCCTCAACATCCTCAAGGACTACACCACCTAA